AAATCTGTTCTAGCTGTGAAGAGATTCCAGATAGCGCACCGAAAGGTGTGAAAGATCTTGGGGTGAGAGAGTGGGTGTGCAGCAGTTGTGGAGCGCTCCATGATCGTGATGTAAATGCTGCACTGAACATTCTCCGATTCGGGCGTGAATCGCTGGTGTCCTGAAGTGGCCCAGGAATCCCGCACTATAGCCGCATCAGCGGTTT
This portion of the Pseudobacteriovorax antillogorgiicola genome encodes:
- a CDS encoding zinc ribbon domain-containing protein — its product is MCSSCEEIPDSAPKGVKDLGVREWVCSSCGALHDRDVNAALNILRFGRESLVS